A genomic stretch from Nitrospirota bacterium includes:
- a CDS encoding PmeII family type II restriction endonuclease produces MPEITKKDIISFIEANIQTFHTKRLENLLNLKLNDILKRKNPYLFKAKNLVAAPDLVKSLLDAHLSSQEEGIFGGFLEELAIFICSRVFGGRKSSAEGIDLELEKGDAKYIVTIKSGPNWGNSQQVSRMRDNFKKAKRILRTNTSLTKIVAVNGCCYGIGDNPDKGDYLKLCGQRFWSFVSGDENLYTEIIEPLGHRAKEKNEKFLEEYAKVINKFTLEFAKEYCASDGKILWDKIVKFNSAKRKNIELIF; encoded by the coding sequence ATGCCTGAAATAACAAAGAAAGATATAATCTCCTTTATTGAAGCAAATATTCAAACATTTCATACCAAACGCTTAGAAAATCTTTTGAATCTAAAGCTGAATGATATTTTAAAACGAAAGAATCCTTATCTTTTTAAAGCCAAAAACTTAGTAGCAGCTCCGGATCTGGTTAAATCGTTATTAGACGCACATTTATCTTCGCAAGAAGAAGGCATATTTGGAGGTTTTCTTGAAGAATTGGCGATTTTCATTTGCAGCAGGGTATTTGGTGGCAGAAAATCATCGGCAGAAGGTATCGATTTGGAATTAGAGAAAGGCGATGCCAAATATATTGTGACAATAAAATCCGGTCCGAATTGGGGAAATAGCCAGCAGGTTTCAAGAATGAGGGATAATTTTAAAAAAGCAAAAAGAATTTTAAGAACTAATACATCACTGACAAAGATTGTTGCAGTAAATGGGTGTTGTTATGGGATTGGTGATAATCCTGACAAGGGTGATTATTTAAAGTTGTGCGGTCAGAGATTCTGGTCATTTGTTTCCGGAGATGAGAATCTCTATACAGAAATTATCGAGCCTCTTGGACACAGAGCAAAAGAGAAGAATGAAAAATTCTTGGAAGAATATGCAAAGGTTATTAACAAGTTTACACTTGAATTCGCTAAAGAGTATTGTGCTTCTGACGGAAAAATCCTATGGGACAAGATAGTGAAATTTAATTCAGCAAAGAGGAAAAATATTGAATTAATTTTTTAG
- a CDS encoding site-specific DNA-methyltransferase has protein sequence MKELKTDIRVGDCLDVLKEFPDNFFDLIVTSPPYADSRTKTYGGIKPDKYVKWFLPRSEQFLRVLKPRGTFILNIKERVVGGERHTYVIELILEMRKQGWLWTEEFIWHKKNCHPGKWPNRFRDSWERCLQFNKTKNFNMYQESVMIPMGDWANKRLKNLGKNDIIRFNSRAGSGFGKNISNWIGRTMAYPTNVLHLPTETSNKNHSATFPKALPNWFIKLFTREYDWVLDPFLGAGTTCEAAYELRRNSVGIEIISEYARMAQERIPEVECLIAEKRARYA, from the coding sequence ATGAAAGAGTTAAAAACAGATATTAGAGTTGGTGATTGCTTAGATGTTCTCAAAGAATTCCCTGATAATTTTTTTGATTTAATTGTTACATCTCCTCCATATGCTGACAGTAGGACTAAGACCTACGGTGGCATTAAACCGGATAAATATGTGAAATGGTTTTTACCCCGTAGCGAGCAATTTTTAAGAGTACTCAAACCACGCGGTACTTTTATATTAAACATAAAAGAACGTGTTGTTGGCGGTGAAAGACATACATATGTAATTGAACTAATTTTGGAGATGAGAAAACAGGGCTGGTTATGGACTGAGGAATTTATTTGGCACAAAAAAAATTGCCATCCCGGAAAGTGGCCAAACAGGTTCCGTGACTCATGGGAAAGATGTTTGCAATTTAACAAAACGAAAAATTTTAACATGTATCAGGAAAGTGTCATGATTCCAATGGGTGACTGGGCGAATAAGCGATTAAAAAATCTCGGCAAAAATGATATCATAAGATTTAACTCCCGCGCTGGAAGCGGCTTTGGCAAAAACATATCTAATTGGATCGGTAGAACGATGGCTTATCCAACAAATGTATTGCATTTGCCGACCGAAACCTCAAATAAAAATCATAGTGCAACATTTCCTAAAGCTCTGCCGAATTGGTTTATAAAATTATTTACCAGAGAATATGATTGGGTTCTTGATCCTTTTTTGGGAGCGGGAACTACTTGTGAGGCTGCCTATGAATTAAGAAGAAATTCTGTTGGAATCGAAATAATCTCTGAATATGCCAGAATGGCTCAGGAGAGAATTCCAGAAGTCGAATGTCTTATTGCAGAAAAGAGGGCAAGGTATGCCTGA
- a CDS encoding rhomboid family intramembrane serine protease, translated as MIPLKDDNPTRHFPILTVTLIAINAAIYLYQIFGVYNPMRFIFTYGAIPQKIFSSGIPISYTIFTSMFLHGGLFHVAGNMLYLWIFGNNIEDRLGIPRFIAFYLLCGIAAAYSHAILNADSPIPMVGASGAISGILGAYMVLFPRARVYTLIFLGFFIQIVRIPALIVIGFWIVIQLINGLISQGGSLGGVAWFAHIGGFFTGIVLIKIFLRPKNF; from the coding sequence ATGATACCACTTAAGGACGACAACCCCACAAGACATTTTCCTATACTCACAGTTACATTGATCGCTATAAACGCCGCCATATATCTCTATCAGATATTTGGTGTTTATAATCCAATGAGGTTTATCTTCACCTATGGGGCTATACCGCAGAAAATCTTCAGCAGTGGTATACCAATCTCCTATACCATATTTACCTCTATGTTCCTTCATGGTGGATTGTTTCATGTTGCAGGCAATATGCTTTATCTCTGGATATTTGGAAACAACATAGAGGACAGGCTTGGAATCCCGAGGTTTATAGCCTTCTATCTCCTCTGCGGGATCGCTGCTGCATACAGCCATGCGATTTTAAATGCAGACTCTCCGATCCCTATGGTAGGTGCAAGCGGGGCAATTTCTGGAATTCTCGGTGCCTATATGGTTCTTTTTCCCCGTGCAAGGGTATATACCCTCATCTTTCTTGGCTTTTTTATACAGATAGTGCGGATTCCTGCTTTAATTGTAATCGGGTTCTGGATTGTTATTCAACTTATAAATGGACTTATAAGCCAAGGAGGTAGTCTCGGTGGTGTTGCCTGGTTTGCCCACATCGGAGGATTCTTTACAGGGATAGTGCTGATAAAGATCTTTCTGCGCCCAAAAAATTTTTGA
- a CDS encoding cytochrome c3 family protein produces the protein MFNPFKWLSKLFNWLTIPFRWLKEGMPLKGKIIIALLLLVIITGGGIGAFKFYDFTQNNPKFCVSCHLMKPAFAAWEKSEHKGLNCHDCHHLSIPEQNRLLVNFILYRPTKVPERHGKIIVPWKYCVNCHWERDGRFPDAYMINRSRIHAKHFFIEKLECSKCHGYILHTFTPEERFCVMCHKKREVHGTGMEQLACLNCHTDRTVDLKPGRKKCLFCHGEEKIRKELIADATIDVRYFRPDKDTIAKAIKIDVLPDAPMQFYCYECHKPHKTVRPDWGHCLDCHKVIPDVGKHNLHIKVVGMKCSECHKPHGWRVKEEQAKKDCVKCHEYRDPKKFIGS, from the coding sequence GTGTTTAACCCTTTCAAATGGCTATCTAAACTTTTCAACTGGCTAACTATTCCCTTCAGATGGCTAAAAGAGGGGATGCCCCTTAAAGGCAAAATAATCATAGCCCTTCTTTTATTAGTCATTATAACCGGAGGTGGTATAGGTGCCTTCAAATTCTACGACTTTACACAGAATAACCCAAAATTCTGCGTAAGTTGCCATCTCATGAAACCTGCCTTTGCAGCATGGGAAAAAAGTGAACACAAAGGTTTAAACTGCCATGATTGTCATCACCTCTCAATACCAGAGCAGAATAGGCTCTTAGTAAACTTTATCCTGTATAGACCTACTAAGGTGCCTGAGAGGCATGGAAAGATTATCGTCCCATGGAAGTATTGTGTAAACTGCCACTGGGAAAGGGATGGGCGTTTTCCTGATGCCTATATGATAAATAGATCCCGTATCCATGCAAAGCATTTCTTTATAGAAAAACTTGAGTGTTCCAAGTGTCATGGATATATCTTACATACATTCACTCCTGAAGAGCGATTCTGCGTGATGTGTCATAAAAAGAGAGAGGTTCATGGCACAGGTATGGAACAGCTTGCCTGTTTGAACTGCCATACAGATAGAACCGTAGACCTAAAACCTGGAAGGAAGAAATGTCTCTTCTGTCATGGCGAAGAAAAGATCAGGAAAGAACTTATTGCCGATGCAACCATTGATGTCAGGTATTTCCGTCCTGATAAAGATACTATTGCAAAGGCAATAAAGATAGATGTTCTACCTGATGCACCGATGCAATTTTACTGTTATGAATGTCATAAACCTCATAAAACCGTGAGACCTGATTGGGGACATTGTCTGGATTGCCATAAGGTCATACCTGATGTTGGAAAACATAACCTCCATATCAAGGTTGTCGGAATGAAGTGCAGTGAATGCCATAAACCACATGGCTGGAGGGTTAAAGAAGAGCAGGCAAAGAAGGATTGTGTAAAGTGCCATGAATATAGAGACCCAAAGAAGTTTATCGGCTCGTGA
- a CDS encoding cytochrome c3 family protein: MKNHVIRPLFVVVGLVALILIIRVFVVPKDFGVHERGYMFGWYRKSNEGDWKTFKIKYQTSEYCKDCHSEQYKKIINSKHAKVQCENCHGPAADHPEKPEKLSIGRSRELCLRCHAYLPYRPSVYAQLPGVPITLKMQDPNVHNPGIECVTCHSTHEASLK, encoded by the coding sequence ATGAAAAATCATGTTATCAGGCCTTTATTTGTAGTTGTTGGACTGGTTGCCCTTATCCTTATTATCAGGGTCTTCGTTGTCCCTAAGGATTTTGGTGTCCATGAACGAGGTTATATGTTTGGCTGGTATAGAAAAAGTAACGAAGGGGATTGGAAAACCTTCAAAATCAAATATCAGACAAGTGAATACTGTAAGGATTGCCACTCCGAACAGTATAAAAAGATTATAAACTCAAAACACGCAAAGGTTCAATGTGAGAACTGTCACGGACCTGCGGCAGATCATCCAGAAAAACCAGAGAAACTAAGTATTGGCAGAAGCAGGGAATTATGCTTGAGATGTCACGCATATCTGCCTTATAGGCCTTCGGTCTATGCCCAGCTTCCTGGCGTCCCTATAACCTTAAAGATGCAGGACCCTAATGTCCATAACCCGGGTATAGAATGTGTGACATGCCATAGCACCCATGAGGCGTCATTGAAATAA
- a CDS encoding 4Fe-4S dicluster domain-containing protein: MDCDRREFLKVGFKTLLATGVSIGAFELLKPEVLAALNKEKGLRWVFVVDTTKCVGCGMCVRACKLENEVPYETNVSRTWVERYVMTKDGKILVDSPKAARDGFIKNDPMGVTVKKEDIDKAFFVPKLCNQCEAPPCVQVCPVGATYQAPDGVVLVDRTWCIGCGYCIMACPYGVRFFHPLYRVAEKCNFCYHRINKGMKTACVDACAFGARQIGNIKDLEDPVARIIKTERTAVLKEEFGTKPHVFYIGLDSIVR, from the coding sequence ATGGATTGCGACAGGAGAGAATTTCTGAAAGTAGGTTTTAAAACCCTCCTTGCTACAGGAGTTTCTATTGGTGCCTTTGAATTACTCAAGCCGGAGGTGCTCGCAGCTTTAAATAAAGAGAAGGGGCTGAGGTGGGTATTTGTTGTGGATACCACAAAATGTGTAGGATGCGGGATGTGTGTTAGAGCATGCAAACTCGAAAATGAGGTTCCTTACGAGACAAATGTATCAAGAACCTGGGTCGAAAGATATGTTATGACAAAGGATGGAAAGATTCTTGTAGACTCCCCTAAAGCAGCAAGGGATGGTTTTATTAAGAACGACCCGATGGGTGTAACGGTCAAAAAAGAAGATATTGATAAGGCATTTTTTGTTCCAAAACTCTGTAACCAGTGTGAGGCACCCCCATGTGTCCAGGTCTGCCCTGTAGGTGCGACATACCAGGCACCAGATGGAGTCGTTCTTGTGGACAGGACATGGTGTATAGGATGCGGATACTGCATTATGGCATGTCCCTATGGTGTAAGATTCTTTCATCCTTTATATAGGGTGGCTGAAAAATGTAATTTCTGTTACCACAGGATAAATAAAGGCATGAAGACTGCCTGCGTGGATGCCTGTGCCTTCGGAGCAAGACAGATTGGAAATATAAAAGACCTTGAGGACCCAGTAGCAAGGATTATCAAGACCGAGAGAACCGCTGTGTTGAAAGAAGAGTTCGGGACGAAACCCCATGTTTTTTATATTGGTCTTGATTCCATAGTGAGGTGA
- the nrfD gene encoding NrfD/PsrC family molybdoenzyme membrane anchor subunit: MEVHGELWTLKEFFVYPNEYIYWSIQIVMYPFMTGLVAGAFVLSSLYHVFGRKELKDMAKFSLTFSYALLLAAPMPLLFHIQKPLRGFNVFFTPHFTSAIAAFGVVFFAYAAIVASEIWFVNRKFFIESAINLKNASGLGNRLKGLVYRAWTLGSYDISEEALKKDERAAKILAGVGIPTACFLHGYAGFIFGSVKANALWMTPLMPVIFIMSAIVSGIALCMLTYIIIMEAKKVRILRKRKPWMISVEEIRSVEIDIVKSTTKYLIFFMIMAISLELLDLVFRGYTALKHWDILRTVIYERDFINIFVIQYGIGTLLPLIIFLIPGLTIKRAMVGLFLVLVGVFMMRWNVVIGGQAFSLTLSGYMDYIMPIIPRNLETLKEGLVGALTIMALPYIFLWMLNKFIPVIDK, from the coding sequence ATGGAAGTGCATGGTGAATTATGGACTTTAAAAGAATTTTTTGTCTATCCAAACGAGTATATCTACTGGAGTATACAGATAGTTATGTATCCCTTTATGACTGGACTTGTGGCTGGTGCCTTTGTCCTCTCTTCCCTTTATCATGTCTTTGGAAGAAAAGAGCTAAAAGATATGGCCAAGTTTTCCCTGACCTTTTCTTACGCCCTTCTCTTAGCAGCACCAATGCCACTGCTTTTTCATATCCAGAAGCCATTGAGGGGATTTAATGTATTTTTTACACCTCATTTTACATCGGCAATTGCAGCATTTGGAGTTGTATTTTTTGCATATGCTGCCATAGTTGCCTCTGAGATATGGTTTGTTAATAGAAAGTTTTTCATAGAATCCGCCATTAATCTTAAGAACGCCTCTGGGCTCGGAAACAGGCTGAAAGGACTTGTATACAGGGCATGGACCCTCGGATCCTATGATATCAGCGAAGAGGCGTTAAAGAAGGATGAACGGGCAGCAAAGATTCTTGCGGGTGTAGGTATCCCAACTGCATGTTTTCTTCATGGTTACGCCGGTTTTATCTTTGGCTCTGTGAAGGCTAATGCTCTCTGGATGACACCTCTTATGCCTGTTATATTTATAATGTCTGCAATAGTTTCAGGTATCGCCCTCTGCATGCTCACTTATATAATCATAATGGAGGCTAAAAAAGTGAGGATTTTAAGGAAAAGAAAACCATGGATGATATCTGTAGAGGAGATTCGAAGTGTTGAAATAGATATCGTAAAGTCGACCACAAAATATCTTATATTCTTTATGATCATGGCTATATCCCTTGAGCTCTTAGACCTTGTTTTTCGTGGATATACAGCGCTCAAGCACTGGGATATCTTACGTACTGTTATTTATGAAAGGGATTTCATCAACATCTTTGTTATCCAATATGGGATAGGAACTTTACTTCCTTTGATAATATTTCTTATTCCTGGATTGACTATAAAAAGGGCAATGGTAGGATTATTCCTGGTGCTTGTTGGAGTTTTTATGATGAGATGGAATGTGGTTATAGGTGGCCAGGCATTCTCATTGACATTATCTGGTTATATGGATTATATCATGCCCATAATTCCAAGAAACTTAGAAACCCTTAAGGAAGGTCTGGTCGGTGCACTCACCATAATGGCTCTGCCTTATATCTTTCTCTGGATGCTTAACAAGTTTATCCCTGTGATAGATAAGTAA
- the phnD gene encoding phosphate/phosphite/phosphonate ABC transporter substrate-binding protein: MGLKLKACFLFFLIFIYACADKEVPKKVSLKKTTSQTLQIPSDVGSLRFGFDLRLGPKEDMRIYIPFLRYLEMNTSNKFKIKFAEKYETTIDLLGKGVIHFAAIGPMSYIQARDRYGVIPLVRGLNSEGKAEYRAAIIVKSGSDIKGIRDIKERSFAFGSRYSTQGHLIPRKMLEDRGITMDDLSYYSFTGSHAEVARVVINGEYDAGGLQDTLAKRLEKDGKVKIISLSKPYPSSLICANKDVHPPILKAVRQVLLQLEPSGKHREILIDWDKTEMPMGFVEAKDSDYEGLRRLAYKYGLIR; this comes from the coding sequence ATGGGATTAAAGTTAAAGGCTTGCTTCCTATTTTTTCTAATCTTTATATATGCATGTGCAGACAAAGAAGTCCCCAAAAAGGTAAGTCTTAAAAAGACAACATCCCAAACACTACAGATACCATCGGATGTAGGCTCTTTAAGATTTGGTTTTGACCTCAGGCTTGGCCCAAAAGAAGATATGCGAATATATATCCCATTTCTCCGCTATCTTGAAATGAACACGAGCAATAAATTCAAAATAAAATTCGCTGAAAAATATGAGACCACTATTGATTTACTTGGAAAAGGTGTTATCCACTTTGCAGCTATTGGTCCGATGAGCTATATACAGGCAAGGGATAGATATGGTGTAATTCCCCTGGTAAGGGGGCTTAATTCTGAGGGAAAGGCTGAATACAGGGCAGCCATCATCGTAAAGTCTGGAAGCGATATAAAAGGTATAAGAGACATAAAGGAAAGAAGCTTTGCCTTTGGTTCAAGATATTCCACCCAAGGGCATCTTATACCAAGAAAGATGCTTGAAGACAGGGGCATTACCATGGATGACCTGAGCTATTATTCCTTTACTGGTTCTCATGCAGAAGTAGCAAGGGTGGTGATAAATGGCGAATACGATGCAGGAGGGCTGCAGGATACCCTCGCCAAAAGACTTGAAAAAGATGGAAAGGTAAAGATAATCAGTCTTTCAAAACCTTATCCGAGTAGCCTCATCTGTGCAAATAAGGATGTGCATCCACCCATCTTGAAGGCAGTAAGACAAGTTCTCCTGCAACTCGAACCCTCTGGTAAACACAGGGAAATCCTTATAGACTGGGATAAGACAGAGATGCCGATGGGCTTTGTAGAAGCAAAGGACTCAGATTATGAAGGACTCAGGAGGCTGGCTTATAAATATGGACTTATAAGATGA
- a CDS encoding ATP-binding protein — protein sequence MKIRSKIIIITTSIVIALGMIISLLVREMIGKALREELQKRGVTIVRDLADRIANATITEDIFLIEEAIKDVLDREKDIEYIFILRYDGSPIAHTFKSGLPEGIETWNPTDGKRFSVQLLDTERGYIRDIAYRVLPDFGAEVHVGINEESIQKSLENTLKLACLLTFLFTGFGAAVAVLFSQFITSPMKRFMEFTKRLGEGDFDQRITIRSRDEIRELAERFNELSMRLKKARDEMESAHRKMLQTEKLAALGQLSAGIAHELKNPLTSIKMLFQSFIKNPEPSQRDIEVITEEINRMDDIITRVLGFSRTESLDLEKTSIVDILRRVIILTRYRTREQRIDLSEGLDTNIPLINVDKAQLEQVFFNLILNAIQAMPQGGKLRVSATLDGNGDLRVAIADTGNGIPLQIQDKVFDPFFTTKEDGTGLGLSVAYAIVKAHGGNIWFESLQGNGTTFFVTLPVD from the coding sequence ATGAAGATACGTTCAAAGATTATCATTATAACAACTTCAATTGTAATCGCCCTCGGCATGATTATTTCACTTCTTGTAAGGGAAATGATCGGAAAAGCTCTGCGGGAAGAATTACAGAAAAGGGGAGTTACTATTGTAAGAGACCTTGCTGACAGAATTGCTAACGCTACCATTACAGAGGATATCTTTTTAATAGAAGAGGCAATAAAGGATGTCCTTGATAGAGAGAAAGATATAGAGTATATCTTTATATTAAGGTATGATGGAAGCCCCATCGCACATACCTTTAAAAGTGGTCTGCCTGAAGGGATTGAAACATGGAACCCAACTGATGGCAAGCGATTCTCTGTACAGCTCCTTGATACAGAACGGGGCTATATAAGGGATATAGCATACAGGGTTCTACCTGATTTCGGGGCAGAGGTTCATGTTGGTATAAATGAAGAAAGTATCCAGAAATCCTTAGAAAATACCTTGAAGCTTGCATGCCTTTTAACCTTTCTCTTTACAGGATTTGGCGCAGCCGTTGCAGTCCTCTTCAGTCAGTTTATTACAAGTCCGATGAAAAGATTTATGGAGTTTACAAAAAGGCTCGGAGAAGGAGATTTCGACCAGAGGATTACCATTCGAAGCAGAGATGAGATAAGGGAGCTTGCTGAGAGATTTAATGAACTCTCTATGAGGCTAAAAAAGGCAAGAGACGAAATGGAGTCTGCACATAGAAAGATGCTTCAGACAGAGAAACTTGCTGCTTTAGGACAACTTTCAGCAGGCATTGCTCATGAATTAAAAAACCCGCTAACCTCTATCAAGATGCTCTTTCAATCTTTTATCAAAAACCCTGAGCCTTCACAAAGGGATATAGAGGTTATTACAGAGGAAATAAACAGAATGGATGATATAATCACAAGGGTTCTCGGTTTTTCAAGGACTGAAAGCCTCGACCTCGAAAAAACAAGTATAGTAGACATATTAAGACGTGTTATAATCCTTACACGATACAGAACCAGAGAACAGAGAATAGACCTATCTGAAGGGCTCGACACTAACATTCCACTGATTAATGTTGATAAGGCTCAATTAGAGCAAGTGTTTTTCAATTTAATACTTAATGCAATTCAGGCAATGCCTCAAGGTGGAAAACTCAGGGTCTCTGCAACTCTTGACGGTAACGGAGATTTAAGAGTTGCAATAGCCGATACAGGCAACGGGATACCACTTCAGATACAGGATAAGGTCTTTGATCCCTTCTTTACCACAAAGGAGGATGGCACAGGTCTTGGACTCTCGGTTGCTTATGCCATAGTCAAAGCACACGGGGGAAACATCTGGTTTGAAAGCCTTCAAGGCAATGGTACAACTTTTTTTGTCACACTTCCAGTTGATTAG
- a CDS encoding sigma-54 dependent transcriptional regulator → MATILVVDDQKSVLYSFQRVFGEEGYRVITAQSAEEAIETVKKSPPDLVIMDIKMPGMDGLEALEIMKGFYPKLMVIIMTAYSTTEKAINAIKLGAYDYIVKPFDNKHLREVVERAIEAKRIMSEVVTFEGEEQETEERIVGSSSGMIEIYKKIGKIAPTEATVLIRGESGSGKELIARAIYHHSFRADRSFMTVNCAAIPEGLLESELFGYERGAFTGADVRRIGKFEQCSGGTIFLDEIGDMSLPLQSKVLRVLQDGTFQRLGGNEIIKTDVRVIAATNRNLEEMVKNGSFREDLYYRLNVVSISIPPLRERKEDIKELVQYFVRRFNKELKRNVKGIASEILKRLEEYNWPGNVRELRNIIQRAMVFCQKDYLSFECIECSDLFEKPASVSSRRDIEESFLNIIDAYLRNGGSVFQEAISTFERLLVKRALELTNGNQVHAARLLDIARNTLRSKIENSKE, encoded by the coding sequence ATGGCAACTATTCTTGTAGTTGACGACCAGAAGAGTGTTCTCTACTCCTTCCAAAGGGTCTTTGGAGAAGAGGGTTACAGGGTTATTACAGCCCAGTCCGCTGAAGAGGCTATAGAAACTGTTAAAAAATCGCCACCCGACCTTGTCATTATGGATATAAAGATGCCAGGGATGGATGGACTTGAGGCATTGGAGATAATGAAGGGGTTTTATCCAAAACTTATGGTCATAATCATGACAGCCTACAGCACAACAGAGAAGGCTATTAATGCCATAAAACTCGGTGCATACGACTATATTGTAAAGCCTTTTGACAATAAACACTTAAGGGAAGTAGTTGAGCGAGCAATAGAGGCAAAAAGGATAATGTCAGAGGTAGTAACCTTTGAGGGTGAAGAACAGGAGACAGAAGAAAGAATTGTTGGTAGTAGCTCCGGGATGATCGAGATTTACAAAAAGATAGGGAAGATCGCCCCAACAGAGGCGACTGTCCTTATAAGGGGCGAAAGCGGTTCAGGCAAAGAACTTATTGCAAGGGCGATTTATCACCACAGTTTCAGGGCTGACAGATCTTTTATGACTGTAAACTGTGCTGCTATACCAGAAGGACTTCTTGAGTCAGAACTTTTTGGCTACGAGAGGGGTGCCTTTACAGGAGCAGATGTCAGGAGGATTGGCAAATTTGAGCAATGTAGCGGTGGAACTATCTTTCTTGATGAGATAGGAGATATGTCTCTACCTTTGCAGTCAAAGGTTCTGAGGGTTCTTCAGGATGGGACCTTTCAACGACTTGGAGGCAATGAGATTATAAAGACCGATGTGAGGGTTATTGCAGCTACAAACAGAAATCTTGAAGAAATGGTGAAAAATGGCTCTTTCAGGGAGGACCTTTACTACAGGTTGAATGTGGTCAGTATCAGCATACCTCCACTGAGGGAGAGAAAAGAGGATATTAAGGAACTTGTCCAGTATTTTGTCAGAAGGTTCAATAAAGAGTTAAAAAGAAATGTAAAGGGAATCGCCTCTGAGATATTAAAGAGGCTTGAAGAATACAACTGGCCTGGAAATGTGCGGGAGTTAAGAAATATTATTCAAAGGGCAATGGTCTTCTGTCAGAAGGATTATCTCTCCTTTGAGTGTATAGAGTGCAGTGACCTTTTTGAGAAGCCTGCCTCAGTATCATCCCGCAGGGATATAGAAGAATCCTTCCTCAACATCATTGATGCATACCTGAGAAATGGTGGCAGTGTTTTTCAAGAGGCAATCTCAACCTTTGAAAGACTTTTAGTCAAAAGGGCACTTGAACTTACAAATGGAAATCAGGTTCATGCTGCAAGACTCCTCGATATTGCAAGAAATACCCTGAGAAGCAAGATCGAAAATTCCAAAGAATAA
- a CDS encoding 4Fe-4S dicluster domain-containing protein, which produces MAKKYALLVDLRKCVGCASCQVSCKMENSGPIGSFRSKVDIADVGRYPKAKRHFFPKLCNNCEEPPCILPCPVKGATYKRGDGIVMVNRDLCIGCGRCVEACPYGARYLHPHIPVKNDPKPYAKDVPEVKDKKAKDLRVADKCDYCSHRLAAGIEEPACVRNCMGRARVFGDMNDPKSKIAKLKAAVKTMDWHPEYGTKPKTPYIVVDKAVFKTADGKLNR; this is translated from the coding sequence ATGGCTAAGAAATATGCTTTACTGGTAGATTTAAGGAAGTGCGTTGGATGTGCCTCCTGCCAGGTGAGCTGCAAGATGGAAAATAGCGGGCCAATTGGCAGTTTCAGGTCTAAGGTGGATATTGCAGATGTAGGAAGATATCCAAAGGCAAAGAGGCATTTCTTCCCGAAGTTATGCAATAACTGTGAGGAGCCACCATGCATCCTCCCGTGTCCTGTAAAAGGCGCAACATACAAAAGGGGAGACGGCATAGTCATGGTAAACAGAGACCTCTGCATAGGCTGTGGAAGGTGTGTGGAAGCCTGTCCCTATGGTGCAAGGTATCTACATCCACACATACCTGTTAAGAATGATCCGAAACCTTATGCAAAGGATGTCCCTGAAGTAAAGGACAAAAAGGCTAAGGATCTCAGGGTTGCTGACAAGTGCGATTATTGCAGCCATAGACTTGCAGCAGGAATCGAAGAACCTGCCTGTGTGCGTAACTGTATGGGAAGGGCAAGGGTCTTCGGGGACATGAATGACCCTAAGAGCAAGATTGCAAAACTTAAGGCGGCTGTGAAGACTATGGACTGGCATCCAGAGTATGGTACGAAACCCAAGACACCGTATATCGTAGTTGATAAAGCCGTGTTTAAGACAGCCGATGGTAAACTCAATAGATAG